The proteins below are encoded in one region of Vulpes lagopus strain Blue_001 chromosome 10, ASM1834538v1, whole genome shotgun sequence:
- the LOC121500850 gene encoding basic proline-rich protein-like has product MVLLCICTPAPRLPPFLELAFLHSMTRKLRTTRLVAMAIQLEQQLMQHFLKCQTDCWCYIPLPLASTVTSKKSIINPFRVQRFKYGMGPSKHEFAPSSSPPPDFDLDTSPPTAAGRARAKALWPPGQAEPPSRPHSPGPRAPAGSPAPGQAASRVTCPLLRPAAPGTRLRASLVLGKRQKLTVPRVPSRQQPGPREAAQGALEGPPQDTGTAGPEASSRDGSPSPATACLGLRGLQRRHGGGPALGEAPQPEIQVPTTQTPQDPGTRDPGSPRARSPRSRVPEIQVPTTQGPRDPGPQDPGPHDPGSPRSRVPAIQGPRNPRSPRSRVPVIQAPQDPGPRRSRLPEIQGPQDPGSPRPEVPKIQGPRDPDPCDPRSLPSWVSGSVERVRPPPQAAREASTSFAFSGLRAPVAKEIKASFLMFASDPRRRRVTGQGSGCLAVERPEMLPPSVSRPRPPGSSRAAPGSTRAAPGQLQGSSRAAPGQLQGSTRAAPGQLQGSTRAAPGQLQGSSRAAPGQLQAAPGRNPGSAVRTSQRQPRHRRMLSIPDVSCLHQAPSDSYTVAPGCLRGGPMLAHGSNPATPPPPRYCRSKPGASPVLLGGQGREAHADPPVLREAALGPPPAGQPRPRGADVCAAAPPPPEALGLETPVPEIMEYTLLFQNN; this is encoded by the exons acATCCCATTGCCTCTGGCTTCCACTGTTACTAGTAAGAAATCGATCATTAATCCTTTTAGGGTTCAGCGTTTTAAATATGGTATG GGACCCAGTAAGCACGAGTTcgcgccctcctcctccccaccaccagaCTTTGACCTTGACACGAGCCCGCCTACAGCCGCGGGCAGAGctcgtgcaaaggccctgtggcccCCAGGCCAGGCCGAGCCCCCCTCGCGGCCGCACAGCCCGGGCCCTAGAGCCCCCGCGGGGTCCCCGGCTCCCGGCCAGGCCGCCAGCAGGGTCACCTGTCCCCTGCTGCGGCCCGCGGCCCCCGGGACACGTTTAAGAGCAAGTCTGGTTCTGGGAAAACGCCAGAAGCTGACGGTGCCCCGAGTGCCGAGCCGCCAGCAGCCCGGACCAAGGGAGGCCGCGCAGGGAGCCCTCGAGGGACCGCCCCAGGACACGGGGACTGCAGGGCCCGAGGCCTCCTCCAGAGACGGCAGCCCCTCACCTGCGACAGCCTGCCTGGGCCTGCGGGGCCTACAGCGCCGCCATGGGGGCGGCCCGGCTCTGGGGGAGGCGCCCCAGCCCGAGATCCAGGTCCCCACGACCCAGACTCCCCAAGATCCAGGTACCCGCgacccaggctcccccagagcCAGGTCCCCGCGATCCAGGGTCCCCGAGATCCAGGTCCCCACGACCCAGGGTCCCCGAGATCCAGGTCCCCAAGATCCAGGTCCCCACGACCCAGGGTCCCCAAGATCCAGGGTCCCCGCGATCCAGGGTCCTCGCAATCCGAGGTCACCGAGATCCAGGGTCCCTGTGATCCAGGCTCCCCAAGATCCAGGTCCCCGGCGATCCAGGCTCCCCGAGATCCAGGGTCCCCAAGATCCAGGGTCCCCACGACCCGAGGTCCCCaagatccagggtcccagagatCCAGATCCCTGCGATCCGAGGTCCCTGCCCTCGTGGGTATCGGGCTCCGTGGAGCGGGTCCGCCCCCCACCGCAGGCTGCCAGGGAAGCGTCCACCAGCTTCGCTTTCTCTGGACTTCGGGCCCCAGTGGCAAAGGAAATTAaagcttcatttttaatgtttgcttcCGATCCACGGCGCCGAAGGGTCACAGGCCAGGGGTCAGGCTGCCTGGCAGTGGAAAGGCCTGAAATGCTGCCGCCCTCAGTCTCCCGGCCACGACCTCCAGGCAGCTCCAGGGCAGCTCCAGGCAGCACCAGGGCAGCTCCAGGGCAGCTCCAGGGCAGCTCCAGGGCAGCACCAGGGCAGCTCCAGGGCAGCACGAGGGCAGCACCAGGGCAGCTCCAGGGCAGCACCAGGGCAGCACCAGGGCAGCTCCAGGGCAGCTCCAGGGCAGCACCAGGGCAGCTCCAGGCAGCTCCAGGGCGCAATCCCGGCAGCGCAGTCCGCACATCTCAGCGGCAGCCGAGGCACCGCAGGATGCTCAGCATCCCTGACGTCTCGTGTTTACATCAAGCACCTAGTGACTCCTACACTGTCGCACCTGGGTGTTTAAGGGGTGGCCCGATGCTCGCACATGGCTCCaaccccgccacccccccccccccccgctattGTCGCAGCAAGCCCGGTGCCTCGCCTGTGCTGCTGGGAGGTCAGGGCAGGGAAGCGCATGCGGACCCACCCGTCCTGAGG GAAGCTGCGCTGGGCCCTCCACCAGCAGGGCAGCCGCGGCCTCGGGGAGCTGACGTCTGCGCAGCGGCCCCCCCGCCTCCAGAAGCTCTGGGCTTGGAAACCCCTGTGCCGGAGATCATGGAATATACGCTACTTTTCCAGAACAATTGA